Part of the Lolium rigidum isolate FL_2022 chromosome 6, APGP_CSIRO_Lrig_0.1, whole genome shotgun sequence genome, aagtttccgccagaccgccggctataaaagacggcggcggtctcacacagaccgcatcaccgttctctccctccaccttctccggcgccatgccgcgcaccctgcaggccacatgggccaagctctcctcgccgcccgggccgagttcccgcggacggaggaggaggagcgcgcggactcgcggtgggtcgccgccgacgaggcgctccgcgtcgctgccgaggcggcggcaaagaaggccggtgacgccgagatggtggaggcggccgcggagggctggcacgagaccgcggacggctggtacgcggccgcggaggagggggcggccgccgcggaggagcccgtcgccgaggaggacctcgctgcgaacatcaacgccgccatcgaggagcgtctcgccgacctcacgcgcgtgacgaaggagcacgagggcatccggcgggccggccgccgccgcgctaggcgacctcctcggccggaagaacgagccgctcgctatgcgagcagcccgtcacctcatcgaGATGCCGGtcgccgagcggcgcgcccgggaggatgccgagtcggcggagcgcggccggcaagagcgcatgcgccggcggcggggagaaccacgaggcccgggcccccgcccgcgtccgcccggaggcgcgcaccgccgtggaacgcgccgctCGCGGAGaggtggagctatgcgggaagcggatgattccgccgcgagaggcggagcgcgagcgcgcccgaggtgcgcggacggaaggaggaggatgatggcctccgcccaagctgccgccgcccgcgccgccggccgacgcgccacccggcccgtaggccgggtggaatcctcacgcgtacgggccgcccgcgtcgagtgaaatccacggcccgacggcgagccggcgaggtgtcgccggcgagccgccggccccgtacgtatttaggatagaagtagtagctaaaaaaaaatgtaatgaatctctttaatgaaaaatattgtttgtgcctatgacacgcgggccaggtgcggacgcgagcgaccagcctttcgcgtccgcggccacgcaaacccggccaagatttgggccgagtttgcgtcgatccggacgccgcgggcatccgttttagggatgggtccgcgcgctgggccaggTTTTTGTCCGGCTAGACCATCCAGACGCGAGGGCGTGGGATGGGtcacccggttggagatgcccttaatggAGCAGATTTGTCAACGGGGCAATACAAATGCATATATCCGTCACCTGTCAACCGATCGGGTACAACTAGCTAACTGCCCCACGCTGATGACATCTGAATGCGCCGGCCAAGGATTATCTGCGCATAAAAAGCCGTGTGGATGTACGTAGTCGGGCGTGGATCATCGGATGGATGGCGTTCAATATGTTTCATGTCATGCGTGGATAAAACAAATCTGGGCGGACAGCGGTAGTTCGATCTTAATTCGGATTTGGAAGGGTCCAGAAGCAAGACGACGATAGGGACAAGATACAGAGAGGACGACAAGCGGCGAGGTAGCAAAATGGAACAAAGAATCAAAGATCAGTCTGACCCGTTGTTTTCTTCTGTAGCTCTAGATAAGCATATGTAAaacaacaagtgcagcttcagaaCAGAACAatcttgatcataatttagttgAACGGAAGAGGCTCAATGTACGCCCGTGACAGGGAAGAAAATGACCTGTGTAAGTGGTGCTGTGAACTAGAAGTCTCGGGTTAGTTTCTTTTTTCTTAGAAAGTACTTTGTCAGTTCTAAATTAGTTGTCTCGGGTTTCTTAAAAATAAGTGAACCTATGCACTGAAACACGAATGTAGATCAAATCTAAGCTAAGGTGCAACAACTAATTCGAAACGGATACAGTAAACGACTTGGGTCTTTTACAATTTGATCTAACCTCCTAATCTAGCCACCGCCTCCTCCTAACCTACCGGGTCGCCCCCGCTCGAGCGATCCCGGAGGATCTGTGCCGCCGCCTCCAGTCCGCCCCTCTCCGGCCCCGCTTGGCTGCTGCCGCtgccctcgccggcggcggtggcggcacccTTCTCGCCAAAGGCGGAGGGCAGGAGAGGggcatttgggggggggggggggaggtgtcGGCGGGGTTGGGTGAACTTTAGAGGAGAGTTGCGGTGGGCGACACGGAGGTTTGCCGGCCGGCGGTGGCCTACGGCGGCGCTGGGGTTCCGGTGGCAGCGGAGGCTTGATCTGGGCCGAGTCGGTTGCTTGGGCCGTTCCCACCACGCCTGTAGCCGAGCAGGTTGACTTCCTCAATCGCGACACGTTGTCTCCTCCTCTGCTGTCGGCCGATGGCGTGGGGGTTGTTGGCGCGGCTTCTTTGaataaaggtggttgtcctagggttcctcttgcgcgaagatgaagatctgccTGAGTGTGTCCTTCTTTGATCTGGCCGAGATGCATCACCGGCCAGTGTAACAGTGCAcatattgcctggagtttgccggacatggtggtattcggtcgtgcgcacccatgcgtttattccgacggTTTGATTTCGGAGGGAGCATCACGATGCTCTGTTCTTTCTCGCCATACAGTGACTTTGATCCTGGGTGAagtcagaggcggagaatatcatgatggCCAGATTGGGAGGTCTAGCAATGGAGGTCAAAGTCTATGCGCTggtgaggaacttgcttggtgttctgggctTGCAGCAGCAGTATGAAAGTGTAAGTGGcacacacatgtgaagttcagagtccttccATTCAGGATGaagatccaaggtctggccttaattggttgtgcctggcaatgatcttgttgaaggtattgttttAAATGCGCGGACTATCTTCagtgtgaaaacctaagatctttgatccgcGACGACGGCGTTGGTGCACCGTTCACTTCTTGGAGTcatcgcttttgaagagtctagAGTTCagatgttgtcatggtggtggttgtattgttgttgctagggccGGAATGCTATGGCGGGATTCTTTTTTCTTAGCTTAAATTGCTAGGAAATTCAGTTCTCACGATCCCCGAATTTAAGATCTCTCTACCACCAGTGTGGCCGCATGAGAAAGTCTGCCAACTTTGGCTTTTTAACTTCTTGGAAGGCGAGTTCATAGGGATCGAATTAACATGGTGGAGCAATACCGCCAAGGAAGCGGCTATCCACATCGTGATGTCGAGTGTATTTCTTAAACATAATTGATTATGTAAACAATAGATGTCGTAATACATCATACATGCCTTCTAACCACAGAGCAAGAACGCAAAGTGCCTAGCTtcacaaataagaaaaatgaTGAAAGAACTCTTGAAGaagatactgaaaatcctatatcGAGCTAGGCAACCATCACTTATCCTCGACAACTCCGACTCGAAGCTATAATCTTCAAGTGGCCTTGATCTTTTATGATCCATACCAGTTAATGGCCCGCATATGGTTCTTCCATGATCTATATCTTCATATGAAGATGTCAATGAATTGTTCTACTCGGTATTGTTTTTAGGGAAGTTCCGCTCAGAGCTTAATTCAGGTTCTAAAACTTTTTTTTTGAGTCGATATGTCCTAAAACATAAACCCTGTTCATTAATCTTTACCATGAAACCCTAATTTCGGATTAGCCTTTTTATGTGTAAGTTTGGGCTTAGCCCTTTTTTTATCGTTAGCTGGAACGTCAAACTTGGGCTTAAAATAAGCCCACCAGGCCCGTGAACACATGCCCGGGTGATATTGCGCCTTGACGTGGCCCCTTCTAGGCGCACAGAGAAAGCCCGTTAAACCAAAGGCCCAGCACGCAGCAGGGCATCCAGCCATCCACCCAAAACCGCGAGCATCTCCGGAGCGCCGACGGCGAGTTCGATTGGGTAGGCGGAAGCTAGGGTTTAGGTCTTAGTTCCGGAGAGCGACAGCAGTAGAAGCGTCggcggaggcgatggcgtcggcggaggagGAGATCGCGGTGAAGGAGCCGCTGGATCTGATAAGGCTCAGCCTCGACGAGCGCATCTACGTCAAGCTCCGCTCCGACCGCGAGCTCCGCGGCAAGCTCCATGTAAGCACTCCCGATTCTCTTCAGATTGCTTGTTGTTGCCTGCGCGGCTGCGCCCTGTTTGTGGTTCACTGGGGATGGAACAAATTCCTGGTTACACTGGCCTGCAGCGATTCGTTatgcgcgaggaggaggaggaggagcttttAGGCTCCCGATTCCGTCCCCTTTTTGTTTGTTTAGGTCTTATATCCTCGCTGCTTTTAATAATGTCATCACTGAAGCAAACGCGAATTAAATGTGTCAGGTTTATTCCTAATGTAATTTAGGAGGTTATAATGCGTCCATGTGCAAGAACAGAAATACATCATGGTAGGAATTCCACAAAGACAAATATAAGCATTTCAATAACATGAAACACAGGGCGTTCAACAGGTTTCTTTGTAACACTGGTTACACTGGCCTGCAGTGATTCGCTATGTGCTAGGAGGAGCTTTTAGGCTCCCGATTTTGTCCCCCTTTTGTTTGTTTAGGTCTTATATCCTCGCTGCTTTTAATACTGTCGTCACTGAAGCAAATGCGAACTAAATGTGTTAGTTTATGCCTAATGTAATTTAGGATCTTAATGCGTTCATGTGTAAGAACAGAAAGATTCCATGGTAGCAATTCCATGAAGAAAAAAAATAAGCATTTCAATAACATAAAACATAGGGCATTCAACAGGTTTCTTTGTAACACTGGTTACATTGGCAGTGATTCGCGATGCACAAGGAGAGGAGTTTTTAGGCTCCCATTTTCATCTCCTTTCTTTTTTTGCTGTTTAGGTCATATCCCCACTGTTTTCTCTAAATGTCCTCACTGTGCTTCATACCTGAAGTGATCCAAATGTGTCAGTTTATGTGTACTGCGATGTAAAAGGTTTGGTATGTTTGTGTGCATTATAACAGAAAAATGCGTTGGTAGAGATTTGACATATATAATGACAACCATTTCAATAACAGGAGGGACTGCGAGGGATAGCAGGTTTGTTGGTAGCATGGGATGAGTTCCGGGTGTATGTGATTGTTATTTTAAGTATGCCTTTGGCAACATGGTGATTTTTGTTTACTAATTTGTTGAGAATTATCGGGATCACAACGTTATATATATGATGTGCATGTTGCAATCCTATGTTGCGCTGCTctgcaatgtttttgctgttaatACATGTAAGGCATCGTGGAATGATAGTTGCTGATGTCTCCCTTGTTGCCCAGGCATATGATCAGCACTTAAACATGATCCTTGGAGATGTTGAGGAGATTGTAACAACTGTTGAAATCGACGATGAAACATATGAAGAAATAGTGCGGGTAAGTTTTTGACCTTTTGTTATTATTTTATGATTACGTTGTGATGTCAACACTTATGGAGCTCATGTTAGGAATGTCCAACACAGTCCGCCAGGGATAAATGATGGCAATTGTTGCATGCAAATCGACAATTTAGGGCTTTGTTCAGCATGTGTATTTGAAATGTATGAGTAATATTGCCTAAGGCACGCTGAAATGTACGAGTAATATTGCTTAAGGCACGCCAAAATATCCTTGCACCCATGGATTTCTGACATTATTATCCACTAAATATCATACAAGGGCAATGCTTGTTGAATCTTTAACATCCTGGAGCTCTACGAGTCTGATACAGTGTGGCGTTTTATCCATTGAATATCATGAGGGAATAGTTATTTGAATCTTTAATAACCCTGGAGCTTTATGAATGACTTGTTTTGGATGTACTCCTATGTAATTATTCAAGATAAGCTTATCTTTAAATTTGTCAGGAATATGTTGGTATACTAACTACTTGCAAATACTGTACATTTGGCAGACTACCAGGCGTACCATCCCCTTCCTTTTTGTCCGAGGAGATGGTGTTATATTGGTTTCTCCGCCCCTGCGAACTGCATGAGCCATGAAGTTTGATGGGAGGATCCTGCTGATTGCCAACTATGAATGATGTGCATTTGGTCAGCTGATGAAATGGATTGTGCGTTATCTGTTGCACTATCATTGTTGGACTGTAGTCTTAGCCTGTGATACAATTGTGTAACAGCTCCTTGTGTTTGAATTTATTGACTGAGCTGATGATATGGATTATGTGTTATGTGTTGCACTATCAATCTTGCTTGGGTTAATAGTATGTGGTCTTGCACACTTACAAGTGCTGTGAGCGTTTTGTTATACTAATATGGTGTAATCTAGGTGCATAGATTGGTAAAATCTACCATCCGCTGCATCTAGCGTGGTCTTGCAGTCTAGCTGGAATCTTTTGCTTCTTCGAACTGTTGCTTGATGCTTAGAAGCGATGTTATCTCAGCGCTGCAATTCTGAATTACCTGATGTTCTGTGAAATTCCCCAGCCATGGAAAATGACGAATTATTCGATTCCTAGCCCACTACGGCTCCTCGAAAAACAAACAGAACATCGTGATTCCCTCGGGgaaaaaagaagagaacatcgTGACGGGCAAATTCGTGATTCTGCAGAGACCGAGACCACATCTGAAATATTATTCCTGGCAAGTTGAACAAGGTAGATAAACGGGGGCAGGCCAAACTGGAAGTCTTGCCTTCGCTCCGCCGGAACAGACAGAGACCGAGAGGACAGGgagccgccgcttcgccagccaTGGGCGTCACCAAGGAGGACGTggaggccgccgtcgccgccgccctcagCCCGGCCCATCTCGTAAGCCTCCTTCCCATCCCCCTAAACCACTTCCGCCATGTGCCTTCTCCGCCTTAAACCCTAACTGCTGTTCTTGCTACGATTTTCAGGTGGTCACCGATacatccggcgggtaagcagcccacACAAATCCGCCGaaacttttcctttcttttctctctACGCTTCTTCGATTGGTAGTCTTGATGTGGTTCGATTGATTGATTGGTGCGAAGATGCGGCGCGAGCTACGAGATCGAGGTGGTGTCGGACAAGTTCGAGGGGAAGCGGCTGCTGGAGCGGCACCGGATGGTCAACACCGCGCTGGCGCCCCACATGGCCGAGATCCACGCCGTCTCCATCAAGAAGGCGCTCACCCCGGCGCAGGCCCAGCCCCAGCCGGAGCCTGCCGCCGCTGAAAAGGCGCAGCCTTGATTTCGCTCGCTCCAAGGTCCAAGCACAATCGTCTCTGCCTgaataatgtagtagcagatgcattTGCAGAACTGGAACTTCCGTAGTACTGATGCTCTATGCTGCTTAACTGATTGGATTTCACTGTCTGCTTGCTGTAATGGGTTTCATTGAGACCGCGTTGCATCATGTCCCTGAATTATGCCATATATGGTACACGGTGTGCTGATTCTGATTACGTTTCTCGCTGCAAGTTCGTTACTTGGATTGCTGTCTAATCTACCTGTTACTTAGGGGTTCAGATGACACATTGTTTTTTCTCCCCAAAGCCTACCTACACATATATGTTCCAGGTTGGTGCTACCGGATGGATTGCCATATCTTCCAATTGTTTCCAAGCTATTGGAATAGCAGATGCCTAGCCTGTGTTGGTATCTGCATCATAGTTTTATTAGTGGAAACAACGCCACTATGTCGATCTCTCTAATTCTATTCTTGGCTCAGAAGATGGATAGGCCGGCCGCTTCGTCTGTCGTATCTAATTCAGCTCTTCTATGTCTGTAAAAGGATTCctcaaatttgtctaaatttacatGTATCTTCTAGACACTTTTTTAGTGTATAGGTACATCCGAATTTAGGAAAAATCTCCAATATCCTTTTATGGATGGAGAGAGTACAAGATTTGACCTGATTCTAATCGTTGGAAAAGGTTAAAACTCAACCCTGGCGAAATGATCCATGAATTTCAGAGTTCAGCTGCCAATTGCATATAAGATAGCTGGAAATAACGCTGGAGTGTGCATATTAGATAATTTCAAGGGAGTCAGTTAACTTGACAACTACAATAGATGGCCAAGAGTCATCATACAAGCTGCTTCGGCTTCAAACTATACTCTCTTAAGGTATCTGTGCACAAACCCATCTCATTAGGTCAATCAGCTGCATTAACTTCACACTCATGAAACTTATGTATATTTCAAGCCAGATGATCATTTCACCCTTACTAGGTAATTAGAAAATTAAAATTTACCGCGAAAGAAGAAGGTAAAGAGGAAGGCAAATCCATCTTGACGACGTCAGGTTCTGTAGATAAGAAAATGTAACTAGTTTTAACCTTCAATATGACAGTCCAGTTACAGATTTGAGACATACCAGATGCTTCATCCTAAACCTTTCATCTGTCTGTTGTCAATTTTAAACTTGGCCCATGCTACAAAATAAGTAACCTAGCAATATATACATATACACTACCAAATGATAATTTATATATACAAGAAGATGACAACAATGAAAATTTCTTTTATTGTTGCTTACTAAAGTATGTACATGATCATTTTATATCAGTTATCTAGCATTTTATATCTATTAGGGTTCAAAACGTCATCAAATAGTTTGCTAAATCTGATGCCAAGCACAAAATTTATggttatacaaaaaaaaaaactctgccAGCGTCAAACTGTATATCGAATATACAGTTTAAGTGTAAATGCTAGCTAAGAAGAAGGTATGCAAGGTCCAGAAATCAGTTGGTCCGATATTACTTCACTAGTTTTTCTTGTATATAGTCCGACAGGACCTAACTGTATTATATGTACACAAGTATAGGAACCAAACATATAAATTTGTGGCGTTTACCTAACAACAAAGATGTTGTAAAATCGCTAACAGAAATATTATGTTATCTCCCGTAAGTTTTGCATTTGACATATGAAAATACTCCAGTTCAAGTATTTTCTAGTTTGTTTGTTGTTGATAAATGTTATCTGGCTCATGCTGAAAAATATATACTGTAGCAgtatacaaaataaaataaaatacactACAATGGTAGTTCCATACAGAACTCCAAAATCCATTTGTTTTCTATATCCATTGAGGGAATAACTTTTATGTACCCCTGTACTGTCAATATGAACTTCACACTAAAGGAATTCGTGGCAAAATATTTTTAGCCAGAACATTTGGACAATACTAGGTAAAACAGTATTAGAAAGTGATACAACATCATGAAGAGAAAGATGAGTATGAACACACTAGCAACCTGAAATATAAAATAATTCTGTACCATCAGATTTTTAGATGAAAACATGAAACTACTTTTAAGCTTCAATGTGCAAATCAAGTTCCCAATCTGACACACCTTCATTGTGTTTGTTTCTACAGCTCATGCTATAAAATCAGTACCATTGGAGTATGCACATGTACAAGAAGATCGAGCATATGATTTTATATCTATGGGCATCAGCAACCACAAAATTATTGTTCATACGAAAAGTAATATTGCTGGTGTGCATTGACATGTAAAATCCTAGTTCTACGATGTGACATCACCTACTACACAGATCAATGGTCTCATATTATATTACTGGTTTATCTCGTAAATGGTCCGATATAACCCTACAGTATTGGACACAAGTAGAGGATACCGCCATTAGAGCTCGTAGAAATAAAACAGCGGCACCCAACTAACAACAGAACTTCATAAAAATGGCTAACAATAGAAATATTATTCCATCTCCTGTTAATTGAGTAGGTGTCTTAGGTCTCAGTATTGTCGTCTGATCAACGAAGTGAAGCGTCTTATGAGTCTTAGCCTCATGAAAATTGTACGTGAATAAAATAGGGTTGCAAATTGTTTGGCTAATAAAGGTAGATCTGGAGGTAGTTTTAGCTGACTGTAAGCTGTGTTGGAGGAATAAAATATCGATGGTTTtcctgcaaaaaaaaattataggaAAATCAGGTGAAAACCGATACAAGCAGGCAGAATCCACATGAACACCGACACAACAGAGCCACATTGACAACTCATCGAAAACCACAAAAAGACGACAACCGTACTAACACAACCAACGGTGACCCGCTCCACCGAGCTAGCCTCCCACTACTGGCGAAGAGAAGAAGTCACGTCTGCGATGGGAGGAGCAGACCGGGATGCTCCCACAAAGAGGAGCTCACACATTCTAATCGATTGAGAACATCAATACCCAACACTGCTAATTGATGGAAGCATTTCGGAGAGGATTACATAAATTCTGAAAATAAAACCAGAGTGGGCACATTTCTACAAGTCAAGTTTACAACTACTAAAATATATGGTCATAGTCCACGAGAGTTAGTATTCCACATTGTATTACACCTGTAAGCTGATTCAGCTTCAAACTTCTCTCGAGTTACCTGCACAAACCCATCTCATGAGTTCAATCAGAAGTATTAGCGCCACACTTATGAAACTTGTGTATACTTAAGGCAAAATAATTTCAGCATTAGTAGGTAAAATGTAATTGGAAAAATAATAAATTGATGCGAAAGAGAAAGGCAATGCCATGTCCTGGCTAAAAATATTGTGCCACAAGTTCTTTAGTGTGAAGTTCATATTGAAAGTACAAGGGTACATAGAAGTTATTCCAGCAATCTGCATAGAAAATAAATGGATTTTGGAGTTCTGCATGGATCTTATATCTATCAGGCATTCATATATAACTTCATTATTTATTTTACTAAATCTGACAGCAACCACGGCATTGATGGACATACAATTTTTTTTGCTAGTGTCAATGTAAATGCTAAACCAGTTTGTCTTACAATATTTTACTAGTTTCTCTCCTATATAGTTCGACAAGGCCGAAGAAGTACTTTTTAGATAAAACCTAACTGTACTTTATACAAGTATATAGGAAAGAAAAATCAGAACATCAAAGAAAACCGAAGGTATAAAATTGGGGCATCTAGCTAAGAACATAAGTGATGAAAAAAGCTAACAACAGATAATTCCATGTCCTATAAGATACATTGCTTCCTAACTCATCAACTCACATAAATGCGGACTGCGTTGCAAGATTAAAAAAACCTCAGATGTGGAAAATGTCAGTAACCACAAGGACTGAACAGAAGAactaaaaaaatccaaaaaaaaaatgtctAACATACATTTTAAGGCATATAGTCAGCAGAAATTTGCTTTGGAGCTCGGGTGTAATGGAGCTCAGTATTTTTTCCAATTGAGAACTTAATTTTAAAGCTTCAAAAATTCTATAAAACATTCTAGACATAGATAACGTTGTGCTCTACCAACAGGCACAATCTTAACCCGAAATACCTTATATTTTAggctttaaaaaatgaaaaaaatgacagATTTGGAAGGTTCGAAAATTGATAGATTATATTTTTTTCCTacacattttattttttggtacgatttttttgaaacttcaaagcACCATTTTTGAATCTTTCAAAAAACGAGCTCCCTATCGCACGAGCTCTAAATATCCGTTCTCGTATAGTCAGCTGATCCTTCCTACCAATCACATTTAAGATCAACAGTGGTAAACACTGTCCTAAAGAAACAAGTATATATACTAAATAAATATATTACATTTGTTCCCCCAAATGTGCCAATGAAGTTTTCCATTTGACATATAAAATGCACCGGTTCAAGCACATCCTAGTTAGTTGTCGATTTCCACCTGTGGTGTGGTTCATGCTAAAAAAAACTATGCACTTTATATAGAGAACCATAGTAAACTAAGGTGCATGGTAATTCCTTCGAGCTAGTGCCGTTCAAGTTGATTACATAGAAAACAATGAGGCTATAACTTAAAAGTTTATGCGGAAATTCAAGATGGTAGTGACACTTTTGAAGTACAATAAAGTTATTCTAGCAACCATGTATAGAAAATAATGGATTTGCTAGCCATGCGTCAAAAGTACAAGCGATTACCTTCGTATAGAAACTTGTGAATGGATGATAGGTGCCCATATAATCACTTTTGCTTCTAAAAAGTTCCTTAGACTGCATTGACTCAAGTTGAACCATGAAAACATATGATTGCAACCGTACAAAAATTGCATGAACATCCTCAACGTATTGCACTACATGTGGATTCACCATGTAATTCCCAAATATCTTCTGCGGTATAACGGACTTCCTCAACACCCATGTAGCATCTCCATAAGGATTAGGATCCCTCTCCCATATTTCAAGGCAGCGTTCGTTGTAGTTAGCACCCCGGAAAGCAGCCAagccaagacctccatcctccgCCTGGATGATCTGAACACTGTCACCATGTTTCACCCTAAAAGGCTTCTCGGTCGCAGCTAGCCTCTGTCAAATGCAATTATGACACTGCCACTCGACCAGTAAAGGGTGCTACCAACAAGTGTGCTCGAACTGGAAATACCCATACAAATACCCCTATATCCCCATAAACCGGTGTCGGAGGAGTAAACAACCGTGACGGTTTGATCACCCTTGCCGACATAGGTGCCCAGAAGGATCACTTTAAAAGGCCACGAGTGACAGCTACCATGGACGTGACCCTTGTCGTTGGCAGAACATAGCACCGCCACGGTGTAGATTATGTAGAACTCTGGTGGAAAGTCCACGAGGATGCGGTCATTGGTGATGGGGTCCCACACTATGACTTGATGGTTCCGCCCGTTGAGGAGGAGCATGCGTCCGTGGCGGCACTCGACCAAATCCCAGCCCAGCCAATTGTTGAGCCGTAGTAAGCGCTCGGGAGGTATGTGGCAGGGTGAGTCCAGCATTGGTGTGAAGGTAATGCCCCAGCCAGGTTTCGAAAATAGGCCGAGGAGGGGAGGCCTCCGGTGGTGGAGATGGAAGCGGTGGATAAACTGGGAGTCGGACGCGAGACGCCGCCAGCGCTTGCAGACGAGCGAGGCACGCAGGAGATCAGACCGGTGTGGAGGCAGGCGAAGTAGGATCTCATGGAGTAGGTCGTCGTCTTCCAGAGGAGGTGCCGGTACCAGGGATGACGGTAGGCACCGGCGGCTGGTCA contains:
- the LOC124661214 gene encoding protein BOLA2-like, whose product is MGVTKEDVEAAVAAALSPAHLVVTDTSGGCGASYEIEVVSDKFEGKRLLERHRMVNTALAPHMAEIHAVSIKKALTPAQAQPQPEPAAAEKAQP
- the LOC124665496 gene encoding sm-like protein LSM3B, encoding MASAEEEIAVKEPLDLIRLSLDERIYVKLRSDRELRGKLHAYDQHLNMILGDVEEIVTTVEIDDETYEEIVRTTRRTIPFLFVRGDGVILVSPPLRTA